The Lepisosteus oculatus isolate fLepOcu1 chromosome 4, fLepOcu1.hap2, whole genome shotgun sequence genome window below encodes:
- the LOC102682504 gene encoding fibroblast growth factor 8 isoform X1, producing the protein MRIIPSRLSYLILHLLALCFHAQVTIQSSPNFTQHVSEQSKVTDRVSRRLIRTYQLYSRTSGKHVQVLGNKKINAMAEDGDAHAKLIVETDTFGSRVRIKGAETGYYICMNKRGKLIGKKNGQGKDCVFTEIVLENNYTALQNAKYEGWYMAFTRKGRPRKGSKTRQHQREVHFMKRLPKGHQASEQHRPFEFINYPFNRRTKRTRYTGER; encoded by the exons ATGAGGATCATACCTTCAAGATTAAGCTACCT GATACTTCACCTCCTCGCTTTATGCTTCCATGCTCAG GTAACCATTCAGTCCTCGCCTAATTTTACACAGCATGTGAGTGAACAAAGTAAGGTGACTGACCGGGTGAGCCGTAGGCTAATTCGGACCTACCAGCTGTACAGCCGGACGAGTGGCAAGCACGTGCAAGTtctggggaacaagaaaatcaaTGCCATGGCAGAGGACGGCGACGCACACG CCAAACTCATAGTGGAGACGGACACATTTGGCAGCCGGGTTCGAATTAAAGGTGCAGAAACTGGATACTACATCTGTATGAACAAGCGAGGGAAGCTGATTGGCAAG AAAAACGGGCAAGGGAAGGACTGCGTGTTCACGGAGATCGTGCTGGAGAACAACTACACGGCGCTGCAGAACGCCAAGTACGAGGGCTGGTACATGGCCTTCACGCGCAAGGGCCGGCCCAGGAAGGGCTCGAAAACGCGCCAGCACCAGCGGGAAGTGCACTTCATGAAACGCCTGCCCAAGGGCCACCAGGCCTCCGAGCAGCATAGACCCTTTGAGTTCATCAACTACCCTTTCAACAGAAGGACTAAGCGCACCCGCTACACCGGAGAGCGATAA
- the LOC102682504 gene encoding fibroblast growth factor 8 isoform X2, with the protein MRIIPSRLSYLILHLLALCFHAQHVSEQSKVTDRVSRRLIRTYQLYSRTSGKHVQVLGNKKINAMAEDGDAHAKLIVETDTFGSRVRIKGAETGYYICMNKRGKLIGKKNGQGKDCVFTEIVLENNYTALQNAKYEGWYMAFTRKGRPRKGSKTRQHQREVHFMKRLPKGHQASEQHRPFEFINYPFNRRTKRTRYTGER; encoded by the exons ATGAGGATCATACCTTCAAGATTAAGCTACCT GATACTTCACCTCCTCGCTTTATGCTTCCATGCTCAG CATGTGAGTGAACAAAGTAAGGTGACTGACCGGGTGAGCCGTAGGCTAATTCGGACCTACCAGCTGTACAGCCGGACGAGTGGCAAGCACGTGCAAGTtctggggaacaagaaaatcaaTGCCATGGCAGAGGACGGCGACGCACACG CCAAACTCATAGTGGAGACGGACACATTTGGCAGCCGGGTTCGAATTAAAGGTGCAGAAACTGGATACTACATCTGTATGAACAAGCGAGGGAAGCTGATTGGCAAG AAAAACGGGCAAGGGAAGGACTGCGTGTTCACGGAGATCGTGCTGGAGAACAACTACACGGCGCTGCAGAACGCCAAGTACGAGGGCTGGTACATGGCCTTCACGCGCAAGGGCCGGCCCAGGAAGGGCTCGAAAACGCGCCAGCACCAGCGGGAAGTGCACTTCATGAAACGCCTGCCCAAGGGCCACCAGGCCTCCGAGCAGCATAGACCCTTTGAGTTCATCAACTACCCTTTCAACAGAAGGACTAAGCGCACCCGCTACACCGGAGAGCGATAA